A stretch of the Proteus sp. ZN5 genome encodes the following:
- a CDS encoding phosphatase PAP2/dual specificity phosphatase family protein: protein MGGTQHTQITSSRKSIWLAGIVWLLFLAPFFYLTYMQVNTYTSTLSDVPSFVYSWEKAIPFLPWTIIPYWSVNIAYGISLIICTTLREQFIHGLRLIVASLIACAGFLLFPLKFSFIRPTTEGFSGWLFTQLEGFDLPYNQAPSLHIILLWILWLRFRAHTPKSWQWFLNLWSLLIAVSVLTTWQHHFIDIITGFGVGVFICYLLPINSRWKWHFTGSKRSLRISKNYALSAMVFYLLSFGLQGFFWIFLWPAITLTFVALGYLGAGASIFQKNAQGKIPLSAQIILLPYRFFAWCTYRYYLTRCQTPSLVTEGILLGGRPLYKLKANAVFDLTCEWPRNKFSQNQLYLAQPQIDLLPLSPDDISKAMLSVEQLSQAGTVYIHCKLGYSRSATIVVAWLVYSGTVDTLEEAIKQVYQTRPQVILNPETQEALQIWYSRFQQNK, encoded by the coding sequence ATGGGTGGAACCCAACACACTCAAATAACATCATCGAGAAAAAGTATCTGGCTTGCTGGTATTGTATGGCTGTTGTTTCTTGCCCCTTTTTTCTATTTAACTTATATGCAAGTTAATACTTATACTTCCACTTTATCTGATGTTCCTTCTTTTGTTTATTCATGGGAAAAAGCGATCCCTTTTTTACCTTGGACAATCATTCCTTATTGGAGTGTGAATATTGCCTATGGTATTTCACTAATTATTTGTACAACGTTAAGAGAACAATTTATACATGGCCTACGTTTAATTGTTGCCTCTCTTATTGCTTGTGCTGGTTTTTTATTATTCCCTTTAAAATTTAGTTTTATTCGCCCAACAACAGAAGGGTTTTCTGGTTGGTTATTTACCCAATTAGAAGGTTTCGATTTACCTTATAATCAAGCCCCTTCTTTGCACATAATCTTATTGTGGATACTTTGGTTGCGTTTTCGCGCACATACTCCAAAATCATGGCAATGGTTTTTAAATTTATGGTCATTGCTTATTGCTGTTTCTGTACTGACAACGTGGCAACATCACTTTATCGATATTATTACGGGCTTTGGTGTCGGCGTGTTTATCTGTTATTTATTACCAATAAACTCTCGTTGGAAATGGCATTTTACAGGCAGTAAACGCAGTTTACGTATTAGTAAAAACTATGCGTTATCAGCAATGGTGTTTTATCTGTTATCTTTTGGCTTACAAGGTTTCTTTTGGATTTTTCTCTGGCCTGCAATCACATTAACTTTTGTGGCTTTAGGTTATTTAGGGGCAGGCGCTTCTATTTTTCAAAAAAATGCACAAGGTAAAATTCCCCTTTCTGCACAGATAATCCTATTACCTTATCGCTTTTTTGCTTGGTGTACTTATCGCTATTATTTAACTCGTTGCCAAACACCCAGTTTAGTGACTGAAGGTATTTTATTAGGTGGACGCCCTCTTTATAAATTAAAAGCGAACGCCGTATTTGATTTAACCTGTGAGTGGCCAAGAAACAAGTTTAGCCAAAATCAGCTTTATTTAGCGCAACCTCAAATCGATTTATTACCATTATCTCCTGATGATATCAGCAAAGCCATGTTATCTGTGGAACAGCTTAGCCAAGCAGGGACAGTTTATATTCATTGCAAATTAGGCTATTCGCGCAGTGCAACTATTGTAGTTGCATGGTTAGTTTACAGTGGCACAGTAGATACTTTGGAAGAAGCGATAAAACAGGTGTATCAAACACGCCCTCAAGTGATTTTAAATCCAGAAACACAAGAGGCATTACAAATTTGGTATTCGCGTTTCCAACAAAATAAATAA